GATGACAGAGCTACAATGCATACTGGTCCAAGATATTTGATGCACTGGCGATGTAGAACTGTTCTTGGGCACTTCTCCAAGTTTACTTCCTTCCCATCACCAATGTCCAGCCTTTAGATGATTCAAGGGAATAAGGAATCCAAGTCAGTAAATGCAAATTTTCATTGTATCAAGGAGAGATTTTTTTGGTATTTTCCACTGGGTAAAGTGCAACCAAAGAGTATTTGCTGCCCTCTCCCAACACTCACTCGTTGGTTGTAATAGGAGATTTTGATTTTACTTATCACAGGGATACTTACCAGTAGAAGAAAGGTTGAGTGCTCTTGCTGTCACTCCAGACATCATAATACAAATGTAAATTGTGTCCATAACGATGTCGTGGATCGATCTGTAAGAAGATTAGAAAAAGTTGATTATTAGTTTTCATGTCTATCTAACTCATAACCGGAATTTTCAATTATCCCAGTTTTCTAGCAGAAGATGTATGGACTTACAGCTTCAAGCCAGTGTTGCAGGGCTAACTTTTGAGCCttctcatctttgctcaaaccTTTCCCAACCTATACACAGAAGCCAAAAAAGAGAACTGAATGACAACCTGATGTTTCAAATGGAATCTGTTTAGTATCAAACAATTGAATTTTCTCAATCACCTTGGCTGCCCTTGTGGTAGCCCTTGCCCACTTCGACACAGCAGTTTCATGTTTCTCAATGTTGAAGAATGATACTGAGCTCCTTTTCAGTGCTGCAAAATCTAAGGCCTTCCACCTACAGCAAtcataattttcaaattaataaatatagaaTAAATAATCCAGAAGATaataaaggaaagaaaagaagcaAGAAAATTTAGAGGCAAACCAGAGCTCTTCAACTACAACTGCACAATCTGCAAGATTTCTTCTAGTTCGATAACTCTTGTAAACTTTTTGAAGCGTAGTTGCAGCAGCATCAAGCTCACTAATGGGTCTTGGAGAAAAGAACAGAATTGGTTCTGGGATTGTGATTGTGGGTTTCGTTATGCGGATTGTTTCTTGAGCCTCGTCCAAACTTTTAGATGAATCTGACGATTTAACATCTTGATTGGAATCCCAGTTCTTGAAGCTTAACGACCTCTCTAACATCATTGTGTCTGAATCTCCTTCTCTGTCCAAGATTAAAGACTTCTCAGTGACATTATCAACAGCGTCAATGGAACCAAACAACTTCAGCCAGAGGATTTCAGTCCAAGAGGATAAGAGCAGTGAAAGACAAAGACCCATTCACCAGAAGACTTTTGTGTTCAATATCAGAAGGTCAACCTGCCAATAAGCTTACGAGTTTTAGTCTGCtaataatcaaattttaattttgaataagaaattaaaaagaaaaaaagaaaatttttataaccCATCAAGAAAAATCCATGTGaagatgaaaatgaaaaatgaaagaaGATCACTCACCTAGAGATGTGCTGTTTCTGTGATGTTGAATTGAAAAGGAGGAGGAAAATTTGGTAAATGGATGCCATTGACGATGAGGCTTGCTCTTATATAGTAGTTGGAAGTTTGAAAAATCAAAGTTGGAGTGTGGAAATAGTAACCATGGAAAGTTAATGAGGGAGCTTCAACGAAAACAAAACGAAAAATTGCAGAAACTCCAACTAACCAAGCATGTTTAACATAGCTAAATTAAAGATTGCATGGTGGGGCTCATAGCTACTTTAATagatatatattattatccaattatttaaatttgatgGTTCCATGCCAAGTTGAGGATTGAGATGCATATGTTCagtaatttgttttttttttttttaatttgaaattaaaaattaaataaaatataaaatcaaaatgCATCACCAAACTAAATTGAATCGGTGAATCATATTTAGTAATTTATTAACATTAAAAACTACAATATAATAATATGGGATACGTGTTTTTTAATCTTCATCTCACTCCACTTGATTTCAAGGATGCTTCAAAGATGGTTGAAGGATTTCTAACTATTTGACTTCTTCTTTGGTAGTGCAAGGATGTCAGAGATTTTGAAATGAGTCCAAAAATTGTATCgaaatattaaaaagttatatcaaatcaaatttattttatgattttaatctttttactgaaaattaaattgaaatcatattaaatttataccGTAATTCATACCGTGTTATAATCAAATTGTGAATTAATTTTGTACTATTGTTTTTCTAtcaattttaggtatattatatattgcgaatataattatatattatttatatatactcATAACATAATAATATATGTTAGTGTTAGATgttgaatataattttaaaatttaaataatatttaaatataattttttcatgaaaaaattatataaatttattctacaaattaaaaataaaactaaaatcatCCTGAACGAAAATTAAAGAATCGGAAATCATACCAAATCAAAATCgaagtaataaaaaattgaataaaaaatatactgtatttcaattcaatttcagtTCCTATGTAAATCGAACCAAAAACGCACGCCAGTAGGAGTTTGGATGCAGGTTCAAAAGTCAAATGCCCAAGTTGAAACTAGTTTATTATCAAGATTCTTAATCTGGGTACCAAACCATCATCTATTAGTATTACCCTATCAATAATTGAAGGTGGGTGAGATTTCTATTATTGTGGGTCATCCAAACTGTGGCTGTCAACTTGACCAAGTGGTCTTTATCATCTACGTACAATCAGAAGCAAGGTCCACACAAAAGTTTTATACTTCTATCAAGTCATGCCACGAAGCATAAATCAGAAGCAATAATAAAGAGGTTGGTGTTGCAGAGGCCATGGCAGCAAAGAAAGTAACTCTCCATGCAGATTGATTATCTAAGGCTTCAATTTTTCCTGTTAATTTCTGCTTTCAAGTTCAGTAATATCTCACAGCTTAGACCGATTCTGGGATTTTCAAACATATCTTAACAATCCATACGGTGGGTAATTGGCGATATCGATTCAAGCATATGAAAATTGTACCAGAAGAGCAGAAGGTTTCACTATCACTGTCAAAGTCTTTATCTTGATTAGAAATTGGTAGTTACAAGCCTATGGCAATGATCATTTAAATTGATTGATCAGCATAAACTAATTCTGCTCAGACAATTTGACAATCATAACTATACATAATTTTGCTGAGCCTTCACACCTACATAGATACCCTTTCATATGCTTGTCTGACCCATTTTACATTTGCACAACAAATAGGTATCACTAATGACTAGTACAAGCTGTTTCAGGTAGTTGTTAAGTTAATTGATCAGAGACTTATCCAGATTGCGACTTCTGTCGAGGTGGAATTCGAAGCCAAATCTTCATCATGTCATATGCAGTAAAGCCAATAGCCACAGAGGGAACAATCTGATAAGCAAAACAGTGAAATTTATCAGAACAGAGCATTCTAGATCGAAAAATCTTCTCATGAATGATTAACATCCTAATCCATCCAATATTTTATTTCGTAGATGAGAAACTAGTTAGAATTCTAAGTATAGGAATTACCTTGATATAATTAATGCTCAAGCCAGCATATAACTGTTTCCATCCTTGATTTCGGACAATTTTGGACAGGCCATCCCACGTGCTTCGGTATCTAACATGACCTTGAATTGAAGGTTGCAAATGTTCAACCTGTCATGTCACATTCCTCATCTGTTTTAGAACTTCAGATATATAAAATTCCTGTTCAAAAATTCATTTCAATGCATGCTGATATTTAACCCTTTTCTATTCTAAACGCATTGTAAAATATCTTATGCCAAAATTGAATCCTGGCTACAGTGAGTTTGACCTACTTTGCCATCAGATGAAGAGCCTAGAAAATGATCTGAATATCAAATGATCAACCAACATGGCAATTAGGTGCCATAAGAATCAGACTGAGAGTAGCCAATCTAAAATCTAAATACAATTAGACATCAACACCTTATGCTCATCCATACTTTGCCTGGAATTACCAACCAACCCATCATAAAATGAGTGTCTGAGTATTATATAATACCTGCATCTGTCTCCTAACAACATCTAATGGGTATGTGACGGTCTGCCCAAACAATCCAGCAAGAGCTCCACATGAAAGACGCATCACAATGGACTTTTGATGCTCTTCAGGAATGTGACACTTAAGTTCCTCATAAACGTAGAACTTCAAACCAGCATAAGGAAGGATCCCGATAATTGTAGGACctgataaaatatatatatatattattactaATGATCCATTTGGTAGTTGATTTTTTCAACAGTCAGTAATTGCAATAACAATACACGAGACTCTAATTGAACTCATGCATGTGAACTATTCCAAGATTAATGAATAAACATTAACAAACCAATTGACGTTAGAGGGCAAAGTCACACACACAGAAACAGATGTTTCTGAATATCACGAGCCTGATAAGAAAATTCTTCATAAACTATTTAATCATTAGTGATATCATAGAGGGGGTAGGATTGGCATGGGTTGGCCCAAGACTAGACCCAAATTAAGGATCAACATGTTGGTCCATTGGGTCTACACAGAGCCCATCTTAGCTTTGAGCTGCTGTTGACACCTGAGCCTGGCCATATTATTTAATGCCAAGTAATCATGCCAGTAATAGATTGGGCCTTACAAGGCCCAAGACTGACCAAAGAATAGTTGAGAGTAAGATCAGGCTCATGAATGCTGACTCGCCTAAATCCAACCCCCGAGTTACAAGATTTTCCAAAACACACTGAAAgaaaacaagcatatactcacCTATTCCTCGATACAGTGCACGTGTTCCCCCTTCCTTGTGAACACTTGTAAGTACATCTTTTAGGCCACCACAAGCAGGTTGAGCACATACACTTCTCATGCTGGATCTGTAACTTGCACTTGTGTCCGAAACCTATAGAACCATTAGGAATTTAATCAAAGAGAGAATATCACATGATGAAATTGAAAGTTTTTGGACTCACCAACAGAATATATATACAGTTCAAGTGTATCTCTAAGTACAGATCAATCAGAGAACCAAGAAGTTTTAAAAGTATATTCTATTATTATTTCatggaaataatatttttaggtTGTCCATTTGCAAACATCTCCTATCTACTGTGGGTATAAAAACACAGCTCAAAAAGATATCGTTGCCTAATCATTAACTTTCACAAGTCACATCTACATCCAAATATttgcataaaatattttaactttcaaGCACTTAATCATCACAAACATGCACTTTCATATTAATCCTTCCCATACATCCAGGAAAGGGAGCATGGAGGAGGTGTTGCAACAAAAAGTATATAATTTCTTATTATGAAGCATCAAGGCTCCAAAGCATCTGACCAtaatgcctatgatgtttttatCTTATCATGTGCATCCAGAGTGTATAAAGTGACCTCGTTCAAAACCTCAAGAAACATTAAAAGTTAACATGTCAACTAACACTGGATACTTAAAGTCCCAGGTACCAATTACAAGAATAAAATCAATCaattttacaataaaatcaaactaaaatatgactaaaaacaaacaaataaacttAAATTGTCCAATACGAGTGAATATAAGAAAGCACCACATGTGTTCCTAGATCATGAAACGCTTATAATTAGCAGTCAGCGTTCCGATTTATGCTAGAAATGAGCAATGTCTGCGTTCCTTTCTCTGATATTTTAGTATCCCTTCTGGAAAACTAAATAAGTAGTGGTGTTTATAATAAAGAATAAAGTGCAAGTTCTAGAAGTTCATATTGCTTGAAACAATGGTCTAACTTTTAATATCTGTAGTTCCAAAATGTCGTGATGATTCTATAATTCTTATCACCATCACAGGAAAGAGTTCAGACAGAATCTTATCACCATCAAAGACCAATCCCTGTTCACTACTTAGAAAGCACAGACCAAGCGAGGCACATTAAAAAAAGTCTAAATTTGATTGATAAAATGGAGCAAAATTGCAAGCCCTCAAACCAATATTCCAAAGACTCCCAAGTCTCACCAATgtccaataaatttaaaagcctCATCAACAACTATCAAAGCTAATTACCTGATAAGCAAGTTTAGTGCGAGCCAAATCCAAGGGATATGTGCACATAACAGCTGTTCCTCCAGCCACTGAACCAGCTAATAAATCTACAACAGGCCCTGAGCCTAAAGCAGGACAATTATTCAAGATCCAACCACGGTACCGCTCATATGTCATGAAGTGTAAGGCAGCATAAGGAACAATCCGAATGACACTAGCTCCATTTCCCCTACAAGAAGACACAAGCGTGAATTATTGTTAATCTCTCAGTGAAAGAGATAATATGTAGATGACTAAACTCACCTATAAAAGCCATATATTCCCTCATGCTTTAATATTTTCTTCAATGACTGAGACACCCCAAGAGATTGAAATCCTTCAGTTCTTGTCTGCAAAATAAAGAGAAAGTTAGGAGAACTATACAGAAGCACAAATTTGATCAGAAAACTTAGAAACAGAGAATTCTGGAAAAAGCAATAACCATACAGCTAATTGGATATGCCAAAGTAGCACCAGATTTCCATATCCAATCTTCTTTCACATCGACATGAAATTGATTCAGATATTCAGAACAAGCAACATAATTATGAGTGTTAAAATCAAGCATCTCAACCAATACTGATCTTGTACATTCATAACATATATGACCGAGTGCAAGCTCCAAAAGGTAAAATGAATCATATCAAACACCTTCCAAGTAGTTTTTGTTTAATTAATTGTAAGAGAAATATTTTCAGCAAAAGTACAGAGcaatttaactaaaaaaatgTTCAAAAAGAAACGCATCCATTATCAAGTGATCAAATACTTGAATCCAAAGGAAATACCCATTGACATAAAATCCACAAATTTctgaaaaatcagcaggaagcTTCACCTGCAAGAGTATTTTAGTCCTTTCAAGAGGTGCAACAGCAGTCTTGGCAAATCCTCCTGCAGCACCACCAGCAATAAGCTCCTTAACATAAACAGGCATAGTATCAATGTAAGAGAACTGTTGGCCAGCATGTGAACCATCAACCAAACTGGCCACATTAGCAGACAATGCAGACCCTTGTGTAGaatccattttaaaaaattccaaTTGAATCCAAACTCAAAAACCAATAAATTAGTGAAGTCGACGAATCAACAATTAGCCACCCTGCAGCTTGAAAAACTCCTTATCCAATCTATCTCTACGGATACAAAATGAGAAGGCCTTTCGTTCAAAAGGTAAATTCGATGGCGTGAGAAAACCCAGAAAAGAATTGGGCAAGTTCACAAGCCGATCCTCCTCTTTAATACTACTAATAATAAGATGCATCAATAGGTTAGAGAAATCAATCACATCCAGCAAGCAAATCCTTTCAATCCCGCTATTCTCCCATGAATCTACAATTACACCAGGTTCAAAATTACAACcattaccaaagaaatcaaccCAAAttcaaacaaaacaaaaatccCATAAATTTGGTAAAATAATCCAGACAACAAACAAAAACTACAAccattattaaataaatcaacCCAAATTCAAACAAAACCAAATCccataaatttgataaaataatccAGACCCTTTATAGAATTGAGCCAGAAATGAATCGTTATAATGTTTAGAAACTCATTATATCAAGAAACATTAAATGAATGAAAACAACAGCAAAGACTGGACCATAGAAATCATGAAAGAAACCTACCAagtagaggaagaagaagaattgaGTGGATTGGGTAACGGGATAACAAGGCTTAGCAGAAGCAAGACCATGAAATCCCGTTATCCAATGAAAGTGGAAGGAGAGGCTTCTCCAACGCTTATTTCTGTTTCCCTTGGTCTTCGTCTCGTATTTATTCTTCACAAGCGGGAGCTTTGCTATTTGTTTATGAAACTGAGAGCAAGTTTCGGTGTTGGCCTCCCTCTGTGATGGTGATTGTGAACACATATTTCTcttttcaaaatatattttgaaattgtaatttgcaattaatttttgtttcttgtttaatataatttcatcatttttttttaatttttaactataattttgtattttcttttataaaataaaacttacctTATTAACAGATTTCATAAAGTGATAAAAGTTTAACATTTATatcctaaaattataaaaagttaaCCAACTATTTATAAAACTACTCTTTTTagatggaaaaaaataaaataataaaaaaataataattaaaaagaaaaattatttattatcgtTGTATTTGGataatggaaagaaaatattaaaaataaaaatagcatttagaataaaattataattctatccttaaattttcaaaaatatcatatttagtTATTTTCAAACTTTTCTCTCACTTTTCTCTCCCAAGATAGCACTCTCATTTCCTCCATATGAGCATTCTAATAGGAGCACCCTTAGAAATTGAGAATGCACTTTCACTTAATTAATATCACTATTATACAAATCAAAATCATATAGCGTGAAAAATTATTATGGTtcggctaaaatatgctcttgCATACTAAACTGTTATATTACACGATCTAATTGATACCACTTTATGATGTGAAAATATAGCAGTAGAACAACAActctttaaatttctttttttttgcaaTAGTATTCGAGAAGTAACTCAATTAGAGTTTCAGTATGTGATTCTCAAATTAcatgaaattaatatataagtgttactaataaatcaatttagtattaaattaataattttatttcaatttattacCTGCTCAGTTGATCTAATTGATATTGCAGCTCCGCTAGAACATGGATAACAACCTCAATAATCTGGTATTACTCCacctatataatatattatattattaaatattcaattatataaaaaaaaagtaaaaaagttaaaatatcaCGTACCTACTGTGTCTAGGGGAGCATTATGATGTAATACTCAATTAGCCATCGTCGCACTATTGTTATAATTCAATTTCATGCTCATATTTGAAGTATAAACAACGTACCAATCATATTAACAACATCAGGATTTGTTGCATTATACAATTATCTATACAACTATGCTAGACATACTCTACTCTGTCTATAATTATCGGCTCTTCCAAATCGGACAGTAATGGTAAAAATATGAGATTTATACGAGGACCAGATGTATCACTAAAAACAAATTCAATGACTCATAATATATAATCGCATAAATCTCTGAACAACTTTCTCATCAATATTTGTTAGAAGTTGACTGAACTCTCAGCTAGCCAATTTATCTTCAAATAACATCCTCTAATGGCattattagttaaaataataCCTAATAATACTTGATATAATATCGGCCAACAGTGACGTGATCGGTCTATAACAGCTGTATCATCAACCGGCAATCTAATAATCAATCCGACATCTTGAAGAGTGATAGTCATCTTTCCCTTTAGAAACATATATGTGTAGGTCTCTGTTCACTACCGCTCAACAAAAACAGTAATTA
The genomic region above belongs to Manihot esculenta cultivar AM560-2 chromosome 3, M.esculenta_v8, whole genome shotgun sequence and contains:
- the LOC110611329 gene encoding mitochondrial carrier protein CoAc1 isoform X2, which produces MTYERYRGWILNNCPALGSGPVVDLLAGSVAGGTAVMCTYPLDLARTKLAYQVSDTSASYRSSMRSVCAQPACGGLKDVLTSVHKEGGTRALYRGIGPTIIGILPYAGLKFYVYEELKCHIPEEHQKSIVMRLSCGALAGLFGQTVTYPLDVVRRQMQVEHLQPSIQGHVRYRSTWDGLSKIVRNQGWKQLYAGLSINYIKIVPSVAIGFTAYDMMKIWLRIPPRQKSQSG
- the LOC110611329 gene encoding mitochondrial carrier protein CoAc1 isoform X1; this translates as MDSTQGSALSANVASLVDGSHAGQQFSYIDTMPVYVKELIAGGAAGGFAKTAVAPLERTKILLQTRTEGFQSLGVSQSLKKILKHEGIYGFYRGNGASVIRIVPYAALHFMTYERYRGWILNNCPALGSGPVVDLLAGSVAGGTAVMCTYPLDLARTKLAYQVSDTSASYRSSMRSVCAQPACGGLKDVLTSVHKEGGTRALYRGIGPTIIGILPYAGLKFYVYEELKCHIPEEHQKSIVMRLSCGALAGLFGQTVTYPLDVVRRQMQVEHLQPSIQGHVRYRSTWDGLSKIVRNQGWKQLYAGLSINYIKIVPSVAIGFTAYDMMKIWLRIPPRQKSQSG